A single genomic interval of Penicillium psychrofluorescens genome assembly, chromosome: 2 harbors:
- a CDS encoding uncharacterized protein (ID:PFLUO_003110-T1.cds;~source:funannotate), translating to MTSRLMPSASTGRRWVLLRGSVASSVARTQQRRTFASTGVFFSQAFHSQLDDPDTAAVFSSMQASKAVPQTLTEKIVQQYSVGLAKDKFVKSGDYVTISPHRCMTHDNSWPVALKFMSIGASKLHNPDQIVMTLDHDVQNKSEKNIQKYQQIEDFAKLHGVEFYPAGRGIGHQIMVEEGFAWPGTMVVASDSHSNMYGGLGCVGTAVVRTDAASIWATGTSWWQIPPQTKVTLTGTMPPGVTGKDVIVALCGLFDKDDVLNHAIEFTGSEETMRSLPVDDRLTIANMTTEWGALTGLFPIDDVLKGWLRAKATTAAMGLADGPFKTLAPQQFTHPRLEQLFANPLTADKGAKYAKELFLDLSSLSPYVSGPNSVKVATPLNELEAADIKVDKAYLVSCTNSRASDIAAAARVFKEAAEKNGGQIPKIADGVKFYIAAASIPEQIAAEEAGDWQTLLDAGATALPAGCGPCIGLGTGLLEPGEVGISASNRNFKGRMGSTDAKAYLSSPEIVAASALNGKLCGPGWYQTPEGWDGVIRGEGESPGRMITAEEALEKVIGQIDELVADGEKKFAPEPTETEAEASSTGDALVEVYPGFPERVSGEIVFCDADNINTDGIYPGKFTYQDDVSVETMAEVCMSNYDTEFSSIAKQGDILVSGFNFGCGSSREQAATAILAKQIPLVVSGSFGNIFSRNSINNALMGLEVPRLITRLREAFGSDGKALTRRTGWTLTWDVRRSQIEVQEGPNGPKWTHKVGELPPNVQEIIAKGGLEKWVKNAIGA from the exons ATGACT TCCCGATTGATGCCATCCGCCAGCACTGGCCGGCGTTGGGTCTTGCTGCGCGGTTCTGTCGCCAGTTCTGTCGCTAGAACCCAACAGCGTCGGACTTTCGCCTCCACTggtgtcttcttctcacAAGCCTTCCACTCCCAGCTAGACGACCCTGATACGGCCGCGGTTTTCTCCTCCATGCAGGCCTCCAAGGCCGTGCCCCAGACCCTCACCGAAAAGATTGTCCAGCAGTACTCCGTCGGGCTCGCCAAGGACAAATTCGTCAAGTCGGGCGACTACGTGACCATCTCACCTCACCGATGCATGACCCACGATAACTCGTGGCCGGTGGCCCTGAAGTTCATGTCTATCGGTGCCTCCAAACTTCACAATCCGGACCAGATCGTCATGACCCTCGACCACGACGTGCAGAACAAGTCCGAGAAGAACATACAGAAATaccagcagatcgaagactTTGCCAAGCTACATGGCGTCGAATTCTACCCAGCCGGACGCGGAATCGGACATCAAATTATGGTAGAAGAGGGTTTCGCTTG GCCCGGAACCATGGTAGTTGCCTCGGACAGTCATTCGAACATGTATGGCGGACTAGGTTGTGTGGGAACTGCTGTCGTACGAACAGATGCTGCAAGTATAT GGGCGACGGGGACGAGTTGGTGGCAGATTCCACCACAAACCAAGGTCACATTGACCGGAACCATGCCTCCCGGCGTGACGGGCAAAGATGTGATTGTAGCCCTATGTGGACTGTTTGATAAAGATGATGTCCTGAACCACGCCATCGAGTTCACTGGTTCCGAGGAAACCATGAGAAGTCTGCCCGTGGATGACCGGTTGACGATCGCAAATATGACCACCGAGTGGGGCGCGCTGACCGGCCTATTCCCCATCGACGACGTATTGAAGGGCTGGCTGAGGGCTAAGGCGACGACTGCCGCCATGGGTCTAGCCGATGGCCCTTTTAAGACCTTGGCCCCGCAGCAGTTCACCCATCCGCGTTTGGAGCAGCTGTTTGCAAACCCCTTGACTGCCGATAAGGGAGCCAAATACGCCAAGGAGCTGTTCTTGGATCTGTCCTCGCTGTCTCCGTACGTGTCGGGCCCTAACTCCGTGAAGGTGGCTACTCCTCTCAATGAATTGGAGGCCGCCGATATCAAGGTGGACAAGGCCTACCTCGTCTCTTGTACGAACTCACGCGCTTCTGATatcgccgccgctgcccgCGTGTTCAAGGAGGCCGCTGAAAAGAATGGCGGTCAAATCCCTAAGATCGCGGACGGCGTCAAGTTCTATATTGCCGCCGCTTCTATCCCCGAGCAGATCGCTGCTGAGGAAGCTGGTGACTGGCAGACTCTGCTTGATGCCGGTGCCACGGCTCTGCCCGCTGGGTGCGGACCTTGCATTGGCCTAGGTACTGGTCTTCTTGAGCCCGGCGAGGTTGGCATCAGCGCCTCTAACCGCAACTTCAAGGGCCGGATGGGCTCGACGGATGCTAAGGCGTACCTCTCTAGCCCTGAGATTGTGGCGGCGAGCGCCCTAAACGGTAAACTATGTGGACCTGGCTGGTATCAGACACCCGAGGGCTGGGATGGTGTCATTCGGGGCGAGGGTGAGAGTCCAGGCCGGATGATCACCGCGGAGGAGGCTCTCGAGAAAGTGATTGGCCAGATCGATGAGCTTGtggccgacggcgagaagaaatTTGCCCCTGAGCcgaccgagaccgaggccgaagcTTCTTCGACAGGCGATGCCTTGGTTGAAGTGTACCCTGGATTCCCTGAGCGGGTCTCCGGTGAGATCGTCTTCTGTGACGCCGACAACATTAACACCGATGGGATCTATCCGGGAAAATTCACCTACCAGGACGATGTGTCCGTTGAGACCATGGCTGAGGTGTGCATGTCTAACTATGACACCGAGTTCTCTTCAATTGCCAAGCAAGGCGATATCCTGGTGTCTGGCTTCAACTTTGGCTGTGGCAGTTCGCGCGAGCAAGCCGCCACTGCCATTCTGGCCAAGCAAATCCCTCTCGTGGTGTCCGGCAGTTTCGGCAACATCTTCTCGCGGAATAGCATCAACAACGCTCTAATGGGACTGGAGGTTCCACGTCTAATTACCCGTCTACGTGAGGCTTTTGGGTCTGACGGCAAGGCCCTAACCCGTCGTACGGGCTGGACGTTGACCTGGGATGTGCGCCGCAGCCAGATCGAGGTGCAGGAGGGCCCGAATGGGCCTAAGTGGACGCACAAGGTCGGTGAGCTGCCGCCGAACGTGCAGgagatcatcgccaaggGCGGCCTGGAGAAGTGGGTTAAGAACGCGATCGgagcttga
- a CDS encoding uncharacterized protein (ID:PFLUO_003111-T1.cds;~source:funannotate) — translation METAETILITGGNAGLGLEMVRALCKESIPYNIIIGSRAREKGEEAIAKIQKEIPQTRSTLSVVQIDVASDASIEAAVEYVTKTYGKLDVLINNAGANFDGAIQAGELTLREGWNKSWDTNVTGAQVTTSLFLPLLLKAAQPRLLFITSGTSPLVDTERMDAQYAALNTSPDAGWPKPSKMNPTDAYRSSKTGLNMMMRQWYRILKNDGVKVFAVSPGFLATGLAGIGPETLKKIGAIEPSAGGNFVKDVVQGKRDADEGKAINVNGIQPW, via the exons TGGTCAGAGCGCTCTGCAAGGAGTCGATCCCCTacaacatcatcattggTAGTCGCGCTCGTGAGAAGGGCGAAGAAGCCATCGCCAAGATCCAAAAAGAGATCCCTCAGACTCGCAGCACACTCAGCGTGGTTCAAATTGATGTCGCGAGCGATGCCTCAATTGAAGCCGCTGTTGAGTATGTGACAAAGACCTACGGCAAGCTCGATGTACTCATCAACAACGCTGGCGCCAATTTTGACGGTGCAATTCAAGCCGGCGAGCTCACTCTCCGGGAAGGCTGGAACAAATCTTGGGATACCAACGTCACCGGCGCCCAGGTTACCACCTCGCTCTTTCTCCCGCTGTTGCTCAAAGCAGCCCAGCCGCGGCTGCTGTTCATCACGAGTGGCACATCTCCCCTTGTCGACACAGAACGGATGGATGCACAGTATGCTGCGCTCAACACTTCGCCGGATGCTGGATGGCCCAAACCCAGCAAGATGAATCCAACGGATGCGTATCGCAGCTCCAAGACGGGCCTCAACATGATGATGCGACAGTGGTATCGTATCCTCAAAAACGACGGTGTCAAAGTCTTTGCTGTTTCACCCGGCTTCCTCGCGACTGGGTTGGCCGGTATTGGCCCGGAAACGCTGAAGAAG ATCGGCGCTATCGAGCCCTCGGCTGGGGGAAACTTCGTGAAAGATGTTGTGCAAGGAAAGCGTGACGCTGACGAGGGGAAAGCCATCAACGTGAATGGTATCCAGCCGTGGTGA